In a single window of the Acyrthosiphon pisum isolate AL4f chromosome X, pea_aphid_22Mar2018_4r6ur, whole genome shotgun sequence genome:
- the LOC100160070 gene encoding zinc finger protein 271-like, with product MKDLTSSWMTHMGQKNYQCDVCDKLFIYKSQMTVHQRTHTGEKPYACDICDKSFSGSSNLIQHRRIHTGEKPFLCDICDKSFSDSGGLTKHRRTHTGEKPYPCDICDKSFSVSSSLIQHRRIHTGEKPFLCDICDKSFSDSGGLTKHRRTHTGEKPYTCDICDKSFSVKSSLIQHRRIHTGEKPFPCDICDKSFSDSGGLTKHRRTHTGEKPYPCDICDKWFSVNSSLIQHRRIHTGEKPYACDVCEKSFSQSAHLTKHRRAHTGEKPYPCDVCEKSFSDNGSLTIHWRTHTGEKPFPCDICDKSFSVNSSLIQHRRIHTGEKPYSCDVCEKSFSQSSHLTKHRRAHTGEKPYACDICDKSFSDSGGLTKHRRTHTGEKPYPCDICDKSFSVNSSLIQHRRIHTGEKPFPCDICDKSFRHSGGLTKHRRTHTGGKPYTCGVCDKSFSASENLAKHRRTQTGEKLYACDVCEKSFSDKGSLTMHLQTHSGKKQFPCDTPM from the coding sequence ATGAAAGATCTCACATCTAGCTGGATGACGCATATGGgtcaaaaaaattaccaatgTGACGTGTGCGACAAGTTATTCATCTATAAAAGCCAAATGACAGTACACCAACGAACCCACACTGGAGAGAAACCGTACGCATGCGACATATGCGATAAGTCATTTAGTGGCAGTAGCAATTTAATTCAGCACCGTCGAATTCATACTGGAGAGAAACCGTTTCTATGTGACATATGCGATAAGTCATTCAGCGATAGTGGAGGTTTGACAAAGCATCGGCGTACgcacacaggagagaaaccgTACCCTTGCGACATATGCGATAAGTCATTTAGTGTCAGTAGCAGTTTAATTCAGCACCGTCGAATTCATACTGGAGAGAAACCGTTTCTATGTGACATATGCGATAAGTCATTCAGCGATAGTGGAGGTTTGACAAAGCATCGGCGTACgcacacaggagagaaaccgTACACTTGCGACATATGTGATAAGTCGTTTAGTGTTAAGAGCAGTTTAATTCAGCATCGTCGAATTCATACTGGAGAGAAACCGTTTCCATGTGACATATGCGATAAGTCATTCAGCGATAGTGGAGGTTTGACAAAGCATCGGCGTACgcacacaggagagaaaccgTACCCTTGCGACATATGTGATAAGTGGTTTAGTGTTAATAGCAGTTTAATTCAGCACCGTCGAATTCATACTGGAGAGAAACCGTACGCTTGCGACGTATGTGAGAAGTCTTTTAGTCAAAGTGCCCATCTGACGAAACACCGGCGGGCGCACACTGGAGAGAAACCTTACCCGtgcgatgtatgcgaaaagTCATTCAGCGATAATGGAAGTTTGACTATACACTGGCGTacgcacactggagaaaaaccgtttCCATGTGATATATGTGACAAGTCGTTTAGTGTTAATAGCAGTTTAATTCAGCACCGTCGAATTCATACTGGAGAGAAACCGTACAGTTGCGACGTATGTGAGAAGTCTTTTAGTCAAAGTTCCCATCTGACGAAACACCGGCGGGCGCACACTGGAGAGAAACCGTACGCATGTGACATATGCGATAAGTCATTCAGCGATAGTGGAGGTTTGACAAAGCATCGGCGTACgcacacaggagagaaaccgTACCCTTGCGACATATGTGATAAGTCGTTTAGTGTTAATAGCAGTTTAATTCAGCATCGTCGAATTCATACTGGAGAGAAACCGTTTCCATGTGACATATGCGATAAGTCATTCAGACATAGTGGAGGTTTGACGAAGCATCGGCGGACGCACACCGGAGGGAAACCTTACACGTGTGGTGTTTGCGACAAATCGTTCAGTGCAAGCGAAAATTTGGCGAAACACCGGCGTACGCAGACAGGAGAGAAACTGTACGCATGCGATGTATGTGAAAAGTCATTCAGCGATAAAGGAAGTTTGACGATGCATTTGCAGACGCATAGTGGAAAGAAACAGTTCCCATGTGACACACCTATGTGA